A stretch of the Gracilinanus agilis isolate LMUSP501 chromosome 4, AgileGrace, whole genome shotgun sequence genome encodes the following:
- the LOC123246324 gene encoding insulin receptor substrate 1-like has protein sequence MEQGTCGTRVGATLESHSSADSRTVPLPWSCPTDVWLCGHLRKQKSQRLRFFVLRAEPPRLECYKSEKKFRATCAEKEPGLQGGTAVRPKWSVSLVGACTITKSADTRLGHLILLYTHYSSLGLAAASEEEQQTWFRAILELRAAAATTAIAAGGWSPDQDSGARDPAACQEVWPVTLRPKGLGLQTRSLGCGCYRLCLSSGALGLMRKPRETGEVWESGSPRRVPSLPPPALSLPLLSVRRCGHTDAFFFLELGRSAPTGPGELWLQAPDALVARNIHETVLDAMKRLGGTGLGTEQQLQGTSPAAPKSPALARPESPTTPAARAHRGQDYIQMSPPRAWGVAREESHAGSYALKAEVGLEPSGLGDYIAMEAEGDYVSMGGIEAKGYMVMGLPPTDTSLPNPPNRPLGNWGGSEYMTMDRSFPESPRNSSSSVPHYSEPQHRLIKLLPPGNPATCNDSQSGRCKHQDASKLTTPRALEPAEEYECIEGPVYLAMEAGRAEETPTANRESSLNYVDLDLPGQEGQSSQAQAQARPLVPTRGARPHTYAKIKFGRLGEEES, from the exons ATGGAGCAGGGCACATGTGGTACTAGGGTTGGTGCAACCCTGGAGTCCCACTCCTCCGCAGACTCGCGGACCGTTCCTCTGCCCTGGTCCTGTCCCACTGATGTATGGCTCTGCGGTCATCTGCGGAAGCAAAAGTCGCAGCGGCTTCGTTTCTTCGTGCTCCGCGCAGAGCCTCCGCGACTAGAATGCTACAAGAGTGAGAAGAAATTTCGCGCTACCTGCGCCGAGAAAGAGCCGGGGCTGCAAGGTGGCACGGCCGTGCGCCCTAAGTGGAGCGTGAGTTTGGTGGGAGCGTGCACTATCACCAAGAGCGCCGATACGCGTCTGGGCCACCTTATCTTACTCTACACTCACTACAGCAGCCTAGGCTTGGCGGCTGCCAGTGAAGAGGAGCAGCAGACCTGGTTCCGCGCCATACTCGAGCTCCGCGCGGCGGCCGCGACTACCGCCATTGCCGCCGGGG GCTGGAGCCCGGACCAGGACTCCGGGGCCCGAGACCCCGCTGCGTGCCAGGAGGTGTGGCCAGTGACCCTGCGGCCCAAGGGGCTCGGGCTACAGACCCGTAGCCTGGGCTGCGGCTGTTACCGACTGTGCCTGAGCTCCGGGGCGCTGGGGCTCATGCGGAAGCCCAGGGAAACCGGAGAGGTCTGGGAATCCGGAAGCCCTCGCCGTGTCCCTTCCTTGCCGCCCCCTGCCCTCTCGCTGCCCCTACTCAGTGTGCGGCGTTGTGGCCATACCGacgccttctttttcctggagcTCGGCAGATCGGCACCCACAGGGCCGGGGGAGCTGTGGCTGCAGGCTCCCGACGCGCTGGTGGCCCGGAATATCCATGAGACTGTGCTGGACGCAATGAAACGGCTTGGTGGGACCGGGCTGGGCACAGAACAGCAACTTCAGGGAACCTCCCCGGCCGCCCCTAAGTCCCCGGCCCTGGCCCGACCCGAGTCTCCAACCACACCCGCTGCCCGAGCTCACCGGGGCCAAGATTATATCCAGATGAGCCCCCCTCGGGCCTGGGGTGTGGCTCGAGAAGAGAGCCATGCTGGGAGCTATGCCCTCAAGGCAGAGGTGGGGCTGGAGCCAAGTGGGCTGGGGGACTACATAGCTATGGAGGCCGAGGGCGACTATGTGTCCATGGGAGGCATCGAGGCCAAGGGTTACATGGTGATGGGGTTGCCCCCGACGGATACATCGCTTCCTAATCCTCCAAATCGGCCACTTGGAAACTGGGGTGGCTCCGAATATATGACCATGGATCGGTCTTTCCCGGAGTCGCCGAGGAACTCCTCCAGCTCAGTGCCCCACTACTCAGAGCCGCAGCACAGATTAATAAAGCTGCTTCCCCCTGGCAATCCGGCGACTTGCAACGATAGCCAAAGCGGCCGCTGTAAACACCAGGATGCCAGTAAACTGACAACCCCCCGGGCTCTGGAGCCGGCAGAGGAATACGAATGCATTGAAGGTCCAGTCTACTTAGCCATGGAGGCCGGCAGGGCAGAGGAGACTCCCACTGCCAACCGGGAAAGCAGCCTCAACTACGTCGACCTGGATCTTCCGGGGCAAGAAGGACAAAGCAGTCAGGCCCAGGCTCAGGCTCGTCCTCTGGTCCCTACCCGTGGGGCCCGGCCCCATACCTATGCCAAGATCAAGTTCGGGAGGCTGGGTGAAGAGG AATCCTGA